In Gemmobacter sp. 24YEA27, a genomic segment contains:
- a CDS encoding phosphoenolpyruvate carboxylase — protein sequence MLGYSDSGKDGGFLCSTWELHRAQRRITATLAAHGFRPSFFHGRGGSASRGGAPTERAIAAQPGGTIGGALKLTEQGEVVSAKYANRGTALYNMELLTAAVLTHTASSGSQGSLVHPDQDEALVALSGMSQAVWSRLVESPDFVRYFEEASPVGELSALKLGSRPARRHGAKTLADLRAIPWVFAWSQNRHMLTGWYGFGSAITSFLSVRGESGRLLLSRMFSSNPLFRMVVDEIEKSLVQADMDVAAGYASLVTDRDLANTLFGMIREEYQLTCSAILQITSQDSLAARFPMFRDGFERNRIALDQLNRLQIDLLRQARQSERQALSVPLLQSMNCIAAGLGWTG from the coding sequence ATGCTGGGCTATTCCGATTCCGGGAAAGACGGTGGCTTCCTCTGTTCGACCTGGGAATTGCACCGCGCCCAGCGGCGGATCACGGCAACACTGGCCGCACATGGTTTCCGTCCCAGTTTCTTTCACGGTCGCGGTGGTTCAGCCAGCCGGGGTGGCGCCCCCACAGAACGCGCCATTGCGGCGCAGCCCGGCGGCACCATCGGCGGCGCGCTTAAACTCACCGAGCAAGGCGAAGTGGTTTCCGCAAAATATGCCAATCGCGGCACAGCTCTCTACAATATGGAGTTGCTCACCGCCGCGGTTCTGACCCATACCGCCAGCTCGGGGTCGCAGGGATCGCTGGTCCATCCTGACCAGGACGAAGCCCTTGTCGCCCTTTCCGGCATGTCGCAAGCGGTCTGGTCACGCCTGGTCGAGAGCCCGGATTTCGTTCGCTATTTCGAAGAGGCGAGCCCGGTCGGCGAATTGTCAGCGTTGAAACTGGGCTCGCGGCCGGCGCGGCGCCACGGGGCAAAGACGCTCGCTGATCTGCGTGCCATCCCCTGGGTCTTCGCCTGGTCCCAGAACCGTCATATGCTGACCGGCTGGTATGGTTTCGGATCCGCGATCACCTCCTTCCTTTCGGTGCGCGGCGAAAGCGGCAGGCTGCTCCTGTCGCGGATGTTCTCCTCTAACCCGTTGTTTCGCATGGTGGTTGACGAGATCGAGAAGAGCCTGGTGCAGGCGGATATGGATGTCGCCGCTGGCTATGCCAGCCTTGTCACCGACCGCGATCTGGCCAACACCCTGTTCGGGATGATCCGCGAGGAGTACCAGCTGACCTGCTCGGCGATCCTGCAAATCACCAGCCAGGACAGTCTCGCCGCGCGGTTCCCGATGTTCCGCGACGGGTTCGAACGCAACCGGATCGCCCTTGACCAGCTCAACCGCCTGCAAATTGACCTCTTGCGCCAGGCGCGCCAAAGCGAACGGCAAGCACTTTCCGTGCCGCTTTTGCAAAGCATGAACTGCATCGCCGCCGGCCTAGGTTGGACCGGCTGA
- a CDS encoding ammonium transporter, whose amino-acid sequence MEETATFFAEQVNLSQLVQNLVYASGTVGALMVVAGLLMIDAGTTRSANLYNSTIEKMVGFFIGFATYFAVGFGFWAGQYYIMGGATMMDSLKDWWFFGTLSNAHAQNVDPAVWPGLNTFQIFIFFLATFAGIVNVLLHFAVSERMKASAFYITCVVATVVSSILSWVVWGSVGPLTNAGFHDFFGIGFVYIFPTGIAMVLVPQLGKRPGMFAPHPKVPSYQAPSIGLAATGIITIFSGLPMVILSCLFFVDPEARAISVTMADTSLGIAFNNYALAWAGGAITGAAISYKTKNYIYLLFGPLGGYVAGAPGFDVWLPWQMFLVALGAPLTCWLVYDFTSKRQIDEHKLFPLFIGCGFYGLVMIGLFKAGTPRGGYWGITEGPFAYQHGHISLLMQLAGFALCLGVGIITGLILSVVLKATTGLRVPEEEQAEGLDKLRWGLDNGK is encoded by the coding sequence ATGGAAGAAACTGCCACGTTCTTCGCGGAACAGGTAAACCTCAGCCAGCTCGTCCAGAATCTCGTCTATGCGTCTGGCACGGTTGGGGCCCTGATGGTTGTCGCCGGGCTCTTAATGATCGACGCCGGCACAACGCGAAGTGCCAATCTCTACAACTCCACCATCGAGAAAATGGTGGGGTTTTTTATTGGATTCGCGACCTATTTCGCGGTCGGCTTCGGCTTTTGGGCCGGGCAATATTACATCATGGGCGGCGCCACGATGATGGATTCGCTGAAGGACTGGTGGTTCTTCGGGACGCTGTCGAATGCCCATGCGCAAAATGTCGATCCCGCCGTCTGGCCGGGGCTGAACACCTTCCAGATCTTCATCTTCTTCCTCGCCACCTTTGCGGGGATCGTGAATGTGCTGCTGCATTTCGCGGTGTCGGAACGGATGAAGGCCTCGGCCTTTTACATCACCTGCGTGGTGGCAACGGTCGTCTCCTCGATCCTGAGCTGGGTGGTCTGGGGCTCGGTCGGGCCGCTGACCAATGCCGGCTTCCATGACTTCTTCGGGATCGGCTTCGTCTATATCTTCCCGACGGGGATCGCGATGGTGCTGGTGCCGCAGCTTGGAAAACGCCCCGGCATGTTCGCGCCTCATCCCAAGGTGCCTTCCTACCAGGCGCCGTCGATCGGCCTCGCGGCCACCGGCATCATCACCATTTTCTCGGGCCTGCCGATGGTGATTCTCTCCTGTCTGTTCTTTGTCGACCCGGAAGCCCGCGCGATTTCGGTCACCATGGCCGATACCTCGCTGGGGATTGCCTTCAACAACTATGCGCTGGCCTGGGCCGGCGGCGCCATCACCGGCGCGGCGATCTCGTATAAGACGAAGAACTATATCTACCTTCTGTTCGGACCGCTGGGAGGCTATGTCGCAGGTGCGCCCGGATTTGACGTCTGGCTGCCCTGGCAGATGTTCCTCGTGGCACTTGGCGCCCCACTGACCTGCTGGCTGGTCTATGACTTCACCTCGAAACGTCAGATCGACGAGCACAAGCTGTTCCCCCTCTTCATCGGCTGCGGCTTCTACGGCCTTGTGATGATTGGCCTCTTCAAGGCCGGCACACCGCGCGGCGGGTATTGGGGCATCACCGAAGGGCCCTTTGCCTATCAGCATGGCCATATCAGCCTGTTGATGCAGCTTGCGGGCTTTGCGCTGTGCCTTGGCGTCGGCATCATCACCGGGCTGATCCTGTCGGTGGTGCTCAAGGCGACGACCGGGCTGCGTGTGCCCGAAGAGGAGCAGGCCGAAGGGCTCGACAAGCTTCGCTGGGGGCTCGACAACGGCAAATAA
- a CDS encoding GXGXG domain-containing protein, whose translation MQTIDLATTTLRDLNATLQATKGQTNATAWEITNPKGSHALAVGLDAPIEVTVKGSTGYYTAGMNKQATVTVKGSAGPGVAENMMSGTVVIEGDASQYAGATGNGGLLVIKGNASSRCGISMKGINIVVHGNIGHMSAFMAQSGNLVVLGDAGDALGDSLYEARLFVRGSVKSLGADCIEKEMRPEHIAILQDLLAQAGADAKPEEFKRYGSARKLYNFNIDNASAY comes from the coding sequence ATGCAGACGATTGACCTTGCAACCACCACTCTGCGCGACCTGAACGCGACGCTGCAGGCCACCAAAGGCCAGACCAATGCCACCGCCTGGGAGATCACCAATCCCAAGGGCAGCCATGCGCTGGCCGTCGGCCTTGATGCCCCGATCGAAGTCACCGTCAAGGGCTCGACCGGCTATTACACCGCCGGCATGAACAAGCAGGCGACCGTCACCGTGAAGGGCTCGGCGGGCCCGGGTGTGGCCGAGAATATGATGTCGGGCACCGTCGTGATCGAGGGCGATGCCAGCCAATATGCCGGGGCGACCGGCAATGGCGGGCTTCTGGTCATCAAAGGCAATGCATCATCGCGTTGCGGCATTTCGATGAAGGGCATCAATATCGTCGTGCATGGCAATATCGGCCATATGTCGGCTTTCATGGCACAATCGGGCAATCTGGTGGTGCTGGGCGATGCCGGTGACGCGCTTGGCGACAGCCTTTACGAGGCACGGCTTTTCGTGCGCGGCTCGGTCAAATCCCTCGGTGCCGATTGCATCGAGAAAGAGATGCGCCCCGAGCATATCGCCATCCTCCAGGACCTGCTGGCCCAGGCGGGCGCGGATGCAAAGCCCGAAGAGTTCAAACGCTACGGCTCGGCCCGCAAGCTCTATAACTTCAACATCGACAATGCGTCGGCCTATTGA
- a CDS encoding FCD domain-containing protein has translation MRRPEQVTVLFADQSLGATVRIVAETLLARITSQEYVVDERLPSERTLAGELGVARNTVREALDVLENQGVIRRRAGSGSFVTGLSRHEDIDVGDVAAETSPLDLQVMRGILEPEMIRLAIIAMSPREIEALGEVLSAMEAVTTDASEFARLEDEFHRQIAKGTGNPLIAACYDLVIAARHQAFRAALNRRFLTPKRIQDCQRYYNTLFNTLTARDIESAVEFTKLLLIEEQKLLMQED, from the coding sequence ATGCGCAGGCCGGAACAGGTGACAGTGCTCTTTGCCGATCAGTCGCTGGGGGCGACTGTCAGGATCGTGGCCGAGACGCTGCTCGCGCGGATCACCTCGCAGGAATATGTGGTTGACGAGCGACTGCCCTCGGAACGCACCCTGGCCGGAGAGCTGGGGGTTGCGAGGAACACCGTGCGTGAGGCCCTGGATGTTCTGGAAAATCAGGGTGTTATCCGTCGTCGCGCCGGGTCGGGAAGCTTTGTCACCGGGCTGTCACGCCATGAAGATATCGACGTCGGCGACGTGGCGGCCGAGACCAGCCCGCTTGATCTGCAGGTGATGCGCGGCATTCTTGAGCCCGAGATGATCCGCCTCGCCATCATTGCCATGTCGCCGCGCGAGATCGAAGCGCTTGGCGAGGTGCTTTCCGCCATGGAGGCGGTGACCACCGATGCCAGTGAATTCGCGCGGCTGGAGGATGAATTTCACCGCCAGATCGCCAAAGGCACCGGCAATCCACTGATCGCGGCCTGCTACGATCTGGTGATCGCAGCCCGCCATCAGGCGTTTCGCGCCGCGCTGAACCGCCGCTTTCTGACGCCAAAACGCATCCAGGACTGCCAGCGCTATTACAACACGCTGTTCAACACCCTGACGGCGCGCGACATCGAAAGCGCGGTCGAATTTACCAAGCTTTTGCTGATCGAAGAGCAAAAGCTCCTGATGCAGGAAGACTGA
- a CDS encoding NAD(P)/FAD-dependent oxidoreductase, with the protein MSKRIAVIGAGPSGLAQLRAFQSAAEKGAEIPEIVCFEKQSDWGGLWNYSWRTGLDQYGEPVHGSMYRYLWSNGPKEGLEFADYSFEEHFGKQIASYPPRAVLLDYIEGRVKKAGVRKWIRFENVVRLVDWDEATQKFTVTVQDLPKDHCYSEEFDHVIVASGHFSTPNVPSFPGFERFNGRIVHAHDFRDAREFTGKDVMLVGTSYSSEDIGSQCWKYGAKSITNTYRSEPMGFDWPDNWEEKPNMQKVEGNIVTFGDGSTKKIDAIILCTGYKHHFPFLPDGLRLRTANRLATNDLYKGVAYVHNPALFYIGMQDQWFTFNMFDAQAWWARDVILGRIALPGKEAMLADVTDRVAREDAGKDTHDAIQYQGDYVKELIEETDYPSFDVDGACEIFFEWKDHKKQDIMGFRNNSYKSVITGTMAPKHHTLWKDALDDTIESYLQN; encoded by the coding sequence ATGAGTAAGAGAATCGCAGTCATCGGAGCAGGCCCTTCCGGCCTTGCACAGCTGCGCGCCTTTCAGTCGGCCGCCGAAAAAGGCGCCGAAATTCCAGAGATCGTCTGCTTCGAGAAGCAGTCCGACTGGGGCGGGCTGTGGAACTACTCCTGGCGCACTGGTCTGGACCAGTATGGCGAACCGGTTCATGGCTCGATGTACCGCTATCTTTGGTCGAATGGCCCGAAAGAAGGGCTTGAATTCGCTGATTATTCTTTTGAAGAGCATTTTGGCAAGCAGATTGCCTCCTACCCGCCGCGCGCGGTGCTGCTCGACTATATTGAGGGGCGCGTGAAAAAGGCGGGCGTTCGCAAATGGATCCGCTTTGAGAATGTGGTCCGCCTTGTGGACTGGGATGAGGCGACGCAGAAATTCACCGTTACCGTGCAGGATCTGCCGAAAGATCACTGCTATTCGGAAGAATTCGACCATGTGATCGTGGCCTCGGGCCATTTCTCGACGCCGAATGTGCCGTCCTTCCCCGGGTTCGAGCGCTTCAACGGGCGCATCGTCCATGCCCATGATTTCCGCGATGCGCGCGAATTCACCGGTAAGGATGTGATGCTGGTCGGCACCTCCTACTCGTCGGAAGACATCGGCTCGCAATGCTGGAAATATGGCGCGAAGTCGATCACCAACACCTATCGCTCGGAGCCGATGGGGTTCGACTGGCCGGATAACTGGGAAGAAAAGCCCAATATGCAGAAGGTCGAAGGCAATATCGTCACCTTCGGCGATGGCAGCACCAAGAAGATCGACGCGATCATTCTGTGCACCGGCTATAAGCATCACTTCCCCTTCCTGCCCGACGGGCTGCGGCTGAGAACGGCAAACCGGCTTGCGACGAACGACCTCTATAAGGGTGTCGCCTATGTCCATAACCCGGCTCTTTTCTATATCGGGATGCAGGATCAGTGGTTCACCTTTAACATGTTCGACGCCCAGGCCTGGTGGGCGCGTGATGTGATCCTGGGGCGCATCGCGCTGCCGGGTAAAGAGGCGATGCTGGCTGATGTGACCGACCGCGTTGCGCGCGAGGATGCCGGCAAAGACACCCATGATGCGATCCAGTATCAGGGGGATTACGTTAAAGAACTGATCGAAGAGACGGATTACCCGAGCTTCGATGTTGATGGCGCCTGCGAGATCTTCTTCGAATGGAAGGATCACAAGAAGCAGGACATCATGGGCTTCCGCAACAATTCCTACAAATCGGTGATCACCGGCACGATGGCGCCGAAGCATCATACGCTCTGGAAGGATGCGCTGGACGACACGATCGAAAGCTATCTGCAGAACTGA
- a CDS encoding glutamine amidotransferase family protein yields the protein MCGIVGLFLKDRSLEPDLGRLLTDMLITMTDRGPDSAGIAIYGDDAGGKLTVQSAFADRDFATLEADLGAAIGAKVSLSRKDSHAILTLAADKIAPARAALAALRPDVRVMSAGDSIEIYKETGLPKDVAARFGVSKMSGRHGIGHTRMATESAVTTMGAHPFSTGLDQCLVHNGSLSNHNSLRRELIRDGVTFETQNDTEVAAAWLSHQLAQGVELGDALRAGLDVLDGFYTFVVGTKDGFGVVRDPIACKPAVMAETDQYVAFGSEYRALVNLPGIEDARVWEPEPATVYFWKH from the coding sequence ATGTGCGGGATTGTTGGACTTTTTCTGAAGGACCGTTCGCTGGAGCCCGATCTGGGCCGTTTGCTGACGGATATGCTGATCACGATGACGGATCGCGGTCCTGATTCTGCGGGGATCGCGATTTACGGCGATGATGCGGGGGGCAAGCTGACGGTTCAGTCTGCCTTTGCGGATCGCGATTTTGCGACGCTTGAGGCGGATCTCGGGGCGGCGATCGGGGCGAAGGTTTCGCTTTCGCGCAAGGACAGCCATGCGATCCTGACGCTTGCGGCGGATAAGATCGCGCCTGCGCGGGCGGCCCTTGCGGCTCTGCGGCCGGATGTGCGGGTGATGAGCGCCGGCGATTCGATCGAGATCTATAAAGAGACCGGGTTGCCGAAAGATGTGGCGGCGCGCTTTGGCGTCTCCAAAATGTCGGGCCGGCACGGGATCGGCCATACGCGGATGGCGACCGAATCGGCGGTCACCACCATGGGGGCACACCCGTTCTCGACCGGGCTTGATCAGTGCCTCGTCCATAACGGCTCGCTCTCGAACCACAATTCGCTGCGCCGCGAGCTGATCCGCGACGGCGTGACGTTCGAGACCCAGAACGATACCGAAGTCGCTGCCGCCTGGCTGTCGCATCAGCTGGCCCAGGGCGTCGAGCTTGGTGACGCGCTGCGCGCCGGTCTTGATGTGCTGGACGGGTTCTACACCTTCGTCGTCGGCACCAAAGACGGCTTTGGCGTGGTGCGCGACCCGATCGCCTGCAAACCGGCGGTCATGGCCGAGACCGATCAATATGTCGCTTTCGGATCGGAATACCGCGCGCTGGTCAACCTGCCGGGGATCGAGGACGCCCGCGTCTGGGAACCGGAACCCGCAACCGTCTATTTCTGGAAGCACTGA
- the glnT gene encoding type III glutamate--ammonia ligase — protein sequence MALDKGQSAKPQTGAELKAYAEARGIRYFMISFTDLLGYQRAKLVPTCAIEGMCKDGAGFAGFATWLDVTPAHPDMLAVPDPSTVIQLPWNPEVAWVASNPVMSEKPLDQAPRNVLRKLVDEAAELGLRVKTGVEPEFFLLNPDGSAVADEFDDAVKPCYDQNAILRRYDLIKEIADAMLDLGWEPYQNDHEDANGQFEMNWKYDDVLATADKHAFFKFMTRVLAEKYGLRATFMPKPLMGKTGNGCHAHISVWTMDGKANAFSDDSKELGLSDKGRAFLGGIMKHASALALICNPTVNSYKRINAPRTSSGATWAPNSVTWTGNNRTHMVRVPGPGRFELRLPDGAANPYLMQAVILAAGLDGIRTNADPGPRSDINFYTEGHLIKDAPKLPLNLLDAIRAFDADEGLKAALGEEFSNAFIKMKTQEWNEYCGHFTQWEKQNTLDI from the coding sequence ATGGCCTTGGACAAAGGGCAAAGCGCAAAGCCGCAGACCGGTGCCGAACTGAAGGCATATGCCGAAGCACGCGGCATCCGCTATTTCATGATCTCCTTCACTGACCTTCTCGGCTATCAGCGCGCCAAGCTGGTGCCGACCTGCGCGATCGAGGGAATGTGCAAGGATGGCGCCGGTTTCGCAGGCTTTGCGACCTGGCTTGACGTCACCCCGGCGCATCCCGATATGCTGGCCGTCCCCGACCCCTCGACCGTGATCCAGCTGCCCTGGAACCCCGAAGTCGCCTGGGTCGCCTCGAACCCGGTCATGTCGGAAAAGCCCCTCGACCAGGCGCCGCGCAATGTGCTCCGGAAGCTGGTCGATGAAGCCGCCGAGCTGGGCCTGCGCGTCAAAACCGGCGTCGAGCCGGAATTCTTCCTGCTCAACCCCGATGGCTCCGCTGTCGCCGATGAATTCGACGATGCGGTCAAGCCCTGCTATGATCAGAACGCCATCCTGCGCCGCTATGACCTGATCAAAGAGATCGCCGATGCGATGCTCGATCTCGGCTGGGAACCCTATCAGAACGACCATGAAGACGCGAATGGCCAGTTCGAGATGAACTGGAAATATGACGATGTGCTGGCCACCGCCGACAAGCACGCCTTCTTCAAATTCATGACCCGCGTTCTGGCCGAGAAATACGGGCTGCGCGCCACCTTCATGCCCAAACCCCTGATGGGCAAGACCGGCAATGGCTGCCATGCCCATATCTCGGTCTGGACCATGGACGGCAAGGCAAACGCGTTTTCCGATGACAGCAAAGAGCTCGGCCTCTCCGATAAGGGCCGCGCCTTCCTCGGCGGCATCATGAAACACGCCTCGGCGCTGGCGCTGATCTGCAACCCGACGGTGAACAGCTACAAGCGCATCAACGCGCCCCGCACCTCGTCAGGCGCCACCTGGGCCCCGAATTCGGTGACCTGGACCGGCAATAACCGCACCCATATGGTCCGCGTCCCCGGCCCCGGCCGGTTCGAGCTCCGCCTGCCCGACGGCGCCGCAAACCCCTATCTGATGCAGGCCGTCATCCTCGCCGCCGGCCTCGACGGCATCCGCACCAATGCCGATCCGGGCCCGCGCTCCGACATCAATTTCTACACCGAAGGCCATCTGATCAAAGACGCGCCGAAACTGCCTTTGAACCTCCTCGACGCCATCCGCGCCTTCGACGCCGATGAAGGCCTCAAAGCCGCCCTCGGCGAGGAATTCTCAAACGCCTTCATCAAGATGAAAACCCAGGAATGGAACGAATATTGCGGCCATTTCACACAATGGGAAAAACAAAATACTCTCGATATCTGA
- a CDS encoding ABC transporter substrate-binding protein, protein MTGSVSLAQRLAVGGLVRRLDTATGQRIPIGFLAPLSGQVRSWGLPGLYGCQIWADQINASGGMMISGRRHQVEILAEDCGYDPDRAFIGARRLVQDGNVRFLMMLGGDSLRRLRPWLTERKILTSTLLPSDLSPDTPYLIAPSETHPLFNVTAVGWLAKNRPELRRVALCSQMDELGLPSLAAYRAAFGAEGFQITKEIRYPNTGGDADEIVAAMLATDPQILCWCTSHTPMVHALTEAAHRQGFTGQLLSCTADGYRELIRKTSTEFMEGFLFQFPDFDDPALQNKSFFFNRPTQFHSEYERRFPGSWGSVSWEYAATLDLWHMAVQKAGTVAPVSVLAAMKHGGRGEHAFGHARWLGTEFYGNDNLLAGDWPVVRITSGRARVVGFGSIPAWLAEHGARLRQEMEALGQMWYQREGKEPLPIRDTTLDSAASAPL, encoded by the coding sequence ATGACAGGTTCTGTCAGTCTGGCACAGCGGCTCGCGGTCGGAGGTCTGGTCCGGCGCCTGGATACCGCCACCGGACAGCGGATCCCGATCGGTTTTCTGGCGCCTTTGAGCGGCCAGGTGCGGTCCTGGGGCCTGCCCGGGCTTTATGGATGTCAGATCTGGGCCGACCAGATCAATGCCTCGGGCGGTATGATGATCAGCGGGCGGCGCCATCAGGTCGAGATCCTCGCCGAAGATTGCGGCTATGACCCCGATCGGGCGTTCATCGGCGCGCGCCGGCTGGTTCAGGACGGCAATGTGCGGTTTCTGATGATGCTTGGCGGCGACTCGCTGCGCCGGCTCCGCCCCTGGCTGACCGAACGCAAGATCCTGACCTCGACCCTGCTCCCGAGCGATCTTTCCCCCGACACGCCCTATCTGATCGCGCCGAGCGAGACCCATCCCCTGTTCAATGTCACCGCGGTCGGCTGGCTGGCAAAGAACCGGCCCGAGCTGAGGCGGGTGGCGCTGTGCAGCCAGATGGATGAGCTGGGCCTGCCCTCACTTGCCGCCTATCGTGCCGCATTCGGTGCCGAAGGGTTCCAGATCACCAAAGAGATCCGCTATCCCAATACCGGCGGCGATGCGGACGAGATCGTGGCGGCGATGCTGGCCACGGATCCACAGATCCTGTGCTGGTGCACCAGCCACACGCCGATGGTACATGCGCTGACCGAAGCGGCGCATCGCCAGGGCTTTACCGGCCAGCTGCTCTCCTGTACCGCCGATGGCTACCGCGAGCTGATCCGCAAAACATCGACAGAATTCATGGAAGGCTTCCTCTTCCAGTTCCCCGATTTCGACGACCCTGCCCTGCAGAATAAGAGCTTTTTCTTCAACCGCCCGACACAGTTCCACAGCGAATATGAGCGGCGCTTTCCCGGCAGCTGGGGCTCGGTGTCCTGGGAATATGCGGCGACGCTGGATCTGTGGCATATGGCGGTGCAAAAGGCCGGAACGGTGGCGCCGGTCTCGGTCCTTGCGGCGATGAAACATGGCGGCCGGGGCGAACATGCCTTTGGCCATGCGCGCTGGCTCGGGACCGAATTCTACGGCAATGACAATCTGTTGGCGGGGGATTGGCCGGTGGTAAGGATCACGTCTGGCCGGGCGCGGGTCGTCGGCTTTGGCTCCATCCCGGCCTGGCTGGCCGAACATGGTGCACGGCTTCGCCAGGAAATGGAGGCCCTGGGCCAGATGTGGTATCAGCGCGAGGGCAAAGAGCCGCTGCCGATCCGCGACACCACGCTGGACAGCGCCGCCTCCGCCCCGCTCTGA
- a CDS encoding FMN-binding glutamate synthase family protein: MKDEQKVIPQTVPRQSWTYSQEINSEIRRAAATGIYDIRGGGAKRKLPHFDDLLFLGASISRYPLEGYRERCETKVVLGTRFAKKPITLDIPITIAGMSFGALSGAAKEALGRGATLSGTSTTTGDGGMTPEERGHSKTLVYQYLPSRYGMNPDDLRRADAIELVVGQGAKPGGGGMLLGQKISDRVAKMRNLPKGIDQRSACRHPDWTGPDDLEIKILEIREITGWEKPIYIKIGGARPYYDTTLAVKAGADVVVIDGMQGGTAATQDVFIEHVGQPTLAALPQAVKALQDLGMHRKVQLIVSGGIRTGADVAKALALGADAVAVGTAALIALGDNDPHWEAEYQKLGTTAGAYDDWHEGKDPAGITTQDPELQKRLDPVQAGRRLANYLKVMTLEAQTIARACGKNHVHNLEPEDLCALTVESAAMAGVPLAGTSWIPGRGGY, encoded by the coding sequence ATGAAAGACGAGCAAAAAGTGATCCCGCAGACCGTGCCGCGCCAGTCCTGGACCTATAGCCAGGAGATCAATTCCGAGATCCGCCGCGCCGCGGCGACCGGCATCTATGACATCCGCGGCGGTGGCGCCAAACGCAAGCTGCCGCATTTCGACGACCTCCTGTTCCTTGGCGCCTCGATCTCGCGCTATCCGCTGGAAGGTTACCGCGAGCGCTGCGAGACCAAAGTGGTCCTCGGCACCCGTTTCGCCAAAAAGCCGATCACGCTCGATATCCCGATCACCATCGCGGGGATGAGCTTTGGCGCGCTGTCGGGCGCGGCAAAAGAGGCGCTTGGCCGCGGCGCGACGCTTTCGGGCACCTCGACCACCACCGGTGACGGCGGCATGACCCCCGAAGAGCGCGGCCATTCCAAGACCCTGGTCTATCAGTATCTGCCCTCGCGTTACGGCATGAACCCTGACGATCTGCGCCGCGCCGATGCGATCGAACTGGTGGTCGGCCAGGGCGCCAAACCGGGCGGCGGCGGCATGCTTCTGGGGCAGAAGATCTCGGACCGGGTTGCCAAAATGCGCAACCTTCCCAAGGGTATCGACCAGCGCTCGGCCTGCCGTCACCCCGACTGGACCGGCCCCGATGACCTCGAGATCAAGATCCTCGAGATCCGCGAGATCACCGGCTGGGAGAAGCCGATCTATATCAAGATCGGTGGCGCAAGGCCCTATTACGACACGACGCTGGCGGTCAAAGCGGGCGCCGATGTCGTGGTGATCGACGGTATGCAGGGCGGCACCGCCGCGACCCAGGACGTGTTCATCGAACATGTCGGCCAGCCGACGCTCGCTGCACTGCCCCAGGCGGTGAAGGCGCTGCAGGATCTGGGCATGCATCGCAAAGTGCAGCTGATCGTCTCGGGCGGCATCCGCACCGGCGCCGATGTGGCCAAGGCCCTGGCGCTTGGCGCCGATGCGGTCGCGGTCGGCACCGCCGCGCTGATTGCGCTTGGCGATAATGACCCGCATTGGGAAGCTGAGTACCAGAAGCTCGGCACCACCGCCGGGGCCTATGACGACTGGCATGAGGGCAAGGATCCCGCCGGCATCACCACCCAGGACCCCGAGCTGCAAAAGCGCCTCGACCCGGTCCAGGCGGGGCGGCGGCTCGCGAATTACCTCAAGGTGATGACGCTGGAGGCGCAGACCATCGCGCGGGCCTGCGGCAAGAACCATGTCCATAATCTCGAACCGGAGGATCTCTGCGCGCTGACGGTGGAATCTGCCGCCATGGCGGGCGTGCCACTCGCGGGAACCAGCTGGATCCCGGGGCGCGGCGGCTACTGA